From Longimicrobiaceae bacterium, the proteins below share one genomic window:
- the malQ gene encoding 4-alpha-glucanotransferase produces the protein MNSSGARRSGLPLLDDGRLSGVLLHPTSLPAPGGVGNIGAAAHRFIEWLAAAGQSFWQILPLVDTDEGGSPYNGLSAVAGNTVLIDLQELVIEGLLDPGELEEDHPASDTVDYPAVMRQKGKLLGLAFRRLRSLPWHRLHLPLREYRARQAHWIEDYALFRSLRDRDGAPWTGWRPELRGRQADALRAAREELEEEIARCVFQQFLFDRQWAAVRTHAHENGIAIIGDIPIFVAHDSADVWAHQDLFRLDSDGHPTVVSGVPPDYFSKTGQRWGNPLFNWDVMRGSGYAWWIERFRRTLEWVDVVRIDHFRGFQAYWEIPAEEETAVHGAWKEGPGAEFFRAMQQRLGAVPVIAEDLGLITPEVDALRTELGYPGMRVVQFAFDGDPRNPHLPENYPEHTVAYTGTHDNDTIVGWWSTASPAEREVARQRWRSSELPVHEAFIDLVFRSPARIAIVPLQDVLGLGSEARMNTPGTSENNWTWRLREGQPGPEDAERLRRLTCDAGRCRDR, from the coding sequence ATGAACTCCTCCGGCGCCCGGCGATCCGGCTTGCCGCTGCTCGACGACGGCCGTCTGAGCGGCGTGCTGCTGCATCCGACCTCGCTACCCGCGCCGGGCGGAGTGGGAAACATCGGAGCCGCGGCACATCGCTTCATAGAGTGGCTCGCCGCCGCCGGCCAATCGTTCTGGCAGATTCTGCCACTCGTGGATACTGACGAAGGGGGCTCCCCCTACAACGGCCTTTCGGCGGTTGCGGGAAACACGGTGCTCATCGACCTGCAGGAGCTGGTCATCGAGGGCCTTCTCGATCCGGGGGAGTTGGAAGAAGATCACCCTGCTTCGGATACCGTCGATTACCCGGCAGTCATGCGCCAGAAGGGCAAGCTGCTGGGGCTCGCCTTTCGGCGCCTGCGGTCACTGCCCTGGCACCGGCTGCACCTTCCGCTGCGGGAGTATCGCGCGCGGCAGGCGCACTGGATCGAGGACTACGCCCTCTTTCGCTCGTTACGCGACCGCGACGGCGCGCCGTGGACCGGCTGGCGCCCCGAGCTCAGGGGGCGCCAGGCCGACGCGCTGCGAGCCGCGCGGGAGGAGCTCGAGGAGGAGATCGCGCGCTGCGTCTTCCAGCAGTTCCTCTTTGATCGCCAGTGGGCGGCCGTCCGTACGCACGCCCACGAGAACGGCATCGCCATCATCGGCGACATTCCCATCTTCGTCGCGCACGACAGCGCCGATGTCTGGGCGCACCAGGACCTCTTCCGGCTGGATTCCGACGGCCATCCCACGGTGGTGTCGGGAGTGCCGCCGGACTATTTCAGCAAGACGGGCCAGCGCTGGGGAAACCCGCTGTTCAACTGGGACGTGATGAGGGGGAGTGGATATGCCTGGTGGATCGAGCGCTTCCGGCGTACGCTGGAGTGGGTCGACGTGGTGCGGATCGACCATTTTCGAGGCTTCCAGGCCTACTGGGAGATCCCGGCGGAGGAAGAAACCGCCGTGCACGGTGCGTGGAAGGAGGGCCCGGGCGCTGAGTTCTTCCGAGCGATGCAGCAGCGGCTGGGCGCGGTGCCCGTGATCGCCGAGGACCTCGGCCTCATCACTCCAGAGGTCGACGCGCTGCGAACGGAGCTGGGATATCCGGGAATGCGGGTGGTACAGTTCGCCTTCGACGGCGATCCCCGGAACCCTCACTTGCCGGAGAACTACCCCGAGCACACGGTCGCGTATACGGGGACGCACGACAACGACACCATTGTCGGGTGGTGGTCGACCGCCTCCCCGGCCGAGCGGGAAGTGGCGAGGCAGAGGTGGAGATCGTCCGAGCTGCCCGTGCACGAAGCTTTCATCGACCTCGTTTTTCGTTCTCCGGCGCGGATCGCGATCGTGCCTTTGCAGGACGTTCTCGGGCTGGGCAGCGAAGCCCGCATGAATACGCCCGGCACGAGCGAGAACAACTGGACGTGGCGCCTGCGCGAAGGACAGCCGGGACCCGAGGATGCCGAGCGGCTCCGCAGGCTGACCTGTGATGCGGGTCGCTGTCGCGATCGCTGA
- a CDS encoding SDR family oxidoreductase, with product MNDRVVLVTGGAGNVGRAVTSAFLHAGARVAVPLYRTDQEGTLERLAREHAGRLHTFGIDLTTERGAEQAVRQVLEWGGRIDAVAHMIGGYSGGVRLAETPVEEWDRMMDLNVKSAWLVSRFVLPRVVEQGGGSLVFVSSRAAVRGRANHGAYAVAKSALITLAEAIAEEYGMEGVRANVVLPGTVDTPQNRRAMPDADHSRWTPPEQIADVIVFLASPTSAAINGAAIPVYGRS from the coding sequence GTGAACGATCGAGTGGTTCTGGTGACCGGCGGCGCCGGCAACGTTGGGAGGGCCGTGACCAGCGCGTTCCTGCACGCGGGTGCGCGCGTGGCCGTGCCGCTCTATCGAACCGATCAGGAGGGCACGCTCGAGCGGTTGGCCCGTGAGCATGCAGGTAGACTGCACACGTTCGGGATCGATCTGACCACCGAACGCGGGGCGGAGCAGGCCGTACGGCAGGTGTTGGAGTGGGGCGGGCGCATCGACGCCGTCGCGCACATGATTGGCGGGTATAGCGGCGGAGTCCGGCTGGCGGAGACGCCGGTCGAAGAGTGGGACCGGATGATGGACCTGAATGTGAAGTCGGCCTGGTTGGTCTCGCGCTTCGTGCTCCCGCGCGTGGTCGAGCAGGGTGGGGGATCGCTCGTATTCGTGTCCTCACGCGCAGCGGTCCGAGGCCGCGCGAATCACGGTGCGTACGCGGTGGCGAAGTCGGCGCTGATCACCCTGGCGGAGGCGATCGCGGAGGAGTACGGGATGGAGGGCGTGCGCGCGAACGTCGTGCTTCCCGGGACCGTCGACACTCCGCAGAACCGCCGCGCCATGCCCGACGCCGACCACTCTCGCTGGACGCCACCCGAGCAGATCGCAGACGTGATCGTCTTCCTGGCGTCGCCAACCTCGGCGGCGATCAACGGCGCCGCAATTCCGGTCTACGGACGGAGTTGA
- a CDS encoding dehydrogenase E1 component subunit alpha/beta, which yields MATQTEPQTEPTLDRETLLGYYRCMVLSRRLDDKEIQLKRQNRIFFQISGAGHEAIQVAAGGQAIPGVDWFYFYYRDRAFSLQVGMTALDHLLQAVAAASDPSSGGRQMPSHWGRPDLNIVSTSSPTGTQFLQAVGTAEAGVRAGSLGDEELVRATRARDDEVVFVSGGDGTTSEGEFWESLNTACNLSLPVVYVIQDNGYAISVPVEVNTAGGSISRLVRSFPNLLVMECDGTDIVESHQTMKRAVEWARGRRGPAFVHAHVIRPYSHSLSDDERFYKTAEMREAEAARDPIVRTATLLMEEYGVSREELDAIEREVREEVNAATDQALAAEQPDPSTALDFLYSPDRPPTAPEFDTEDEPRFQGSETTMVDLINATLRDEMRRDPRVVIFGQDVADCSHEEILDRVQGKGGVFKVTAGLQREFGSTRVFNSPLAEANIVGRAYGMAVRGFKPVVEIQFFDYIWPAMMQIRDEVATLRYRSNNLWSSPMVIRVTYGGYLKGGAIYHSQTGESIFAHCPGLRVVLPATALDAAGLLRTAIRCDDPVIFLEHKHLYRQVYNKSPYPGPEYMIPFGKAKVVREGSDVTVVTCGALVQRSLQAARMVEERSGISTEVIDLRSLNPFDMETIAASVRKTNRVMIVHEDALSWGIGAEFAARIADELFPWLDAPVRRVASLDTWVAYAPRLERAILPEAEEVATVIEELRRY from the coding sequence ATGGCGACTCAAACCGAGCCTCAGACCGAGCCGACCCTCGATCGGGAGACCCTTCTGGGGTACTACCGCTGCATGGTCCTGTCGCGCCGCCTGGACGACAAGGAGATCCAGCTCAAGCGGCAGAACCGCATCTTCTTCCAGATCTCCGGCGCCGGCCACGAAGCGATCCAGGTCGCGGCCGGGGGCCAGGCCATCCCGGGAGTCGACTGGTTCTATTTCTATTATCGGGACCGCGCGTTTTCTCTACAGGTGGGAATGACGGCGCTCGACCACCTGCTCCAAGCGGTGGCGGCGGCTTCGGACCCCTCCTCGGGTGGTCGTCAGATGCCCTCACACTGGGGGCGGCCCGACCTGAACATCGTCTCCACCTCTTCTCCGACCGGCACCCAGTTCCTCCAGGCCGTGGGCACGGCCGAAGCGGGCGTCAGGGCCGGCTCGCTGGGGGACGAGGAGCTGGTCCGGGCGACCCGCGCGCGCGACGACGAGGTGGTCTTCGTGAGCGGGGGCGACGGCACCACCTCGGAGGGGGAGTTCTGGGAGAGCCTGAACACCGCCTGCAACCTTTCGCTTCCCGTTGTCTACGTCATCCAGGACAACGGGTACGCGATCTCTGTCCCCGTGGAGGTCAACACGGCGGGCGGCAGCATCTCCCGGCTGGTGCGTAGCTTCCCCAACCTGCTGGTGATGGAGTGCGACGGCACCGATATCGTCGAGAGCCATCAGACGATGAAACGTGCGGTCGAATGGGCCCGCGGCAGGCGGGGGCCCGCCTTCGTCCACGCCCACGTGATCCGTCCGTACTCACACTCGCTCTCCGACGACGAGCGCTTCTACAAGACGGCCGAGATGCGTGAGGCCGAGGCGGCTCGCGACCCGATCGTGCGGACCGCCACGCTCCTGATGGAGGAGTACGGGGTCTCGCGCGAGGAGCTCGACGCGATCGAACGGGAGGTGCGCGAGGAGGTCAACGCCGCGACGGACCAGGCGCTCGCGGCCGAACAACCCGATCCCTCCACGGCGCTGGACTTCCTCTACTCACCCGACCGCCCCCCCACCGCACCCGAGTTCGACACGGAAGACGAGCCTCGCTTCCAGGGGAGCGAGACCACGATGGTCGATCTCATCAATGCGACGTTGCGGGACGAGATGCGTCGCGACCCGCGGGTAGTGATCTTCGGCCAGGACGTCGCCGACTGCTCGCACGAGGAGATCCTCGATCGAGTACAGGGTAAGGGGGGCGTTTTCAAGGTGACGGCGGGTCTGCAACGCGAGTTCGGATCGACGCGCGTCTTCAACTCGCCGCTGGCCGAGGCGAACATCGTGGGACGCGCCTACGGCATGGCGGTGCGCGGCTTCAAACCCGTAGTCGAGATCCAGTTCTTCGACTACATCTGGCCCGCCATGATGCAGATCCGGGACGAGGTCGCGACGCTCCGCTACCGCTCCAACAACCTCTGGAGCAGCCCGATGGTGATCCGCGTCACCTACGGGGGCTACCTCAAGGGCGGGGCGATCTACCACTCGCAGACGGGCGAGTCGATCTTTGCGCACTGCCCGGGGCTACGGGTGGTGCTCCCGGCCACCGCGCTGGACGCGGCGGGCCTGCTCCGCACCGCGATCCGCTGCGACGATCCGGTCATCTTCCTGGAGCACAAGCACCTCTATCGCCAGGTCTACAACAAGAGCCCTTATCCGGGGCCCGAGTACATGATTCCCTTCGGCAAGGCGAAGGTGGTGCGGGAGGGAAGCGACGTGACCGTCGTGACCTGCGGCGCCCTGGTGCAGCGCTCGTTGCAGGCCGCCCGGATGGTCGAGGAGCGTTCGGGGATATCGACAGAAGTGATCGACCTGCGCTCGCTCAACCCCTTCGACATGGAGACCATCGCGGCCTCCGTGAGGAAGACCAACCGGGTGATGATCGTGCACGAGGACGCTCTGTCGTGGGGCATCGGGGCCGAGTTTGCGGCGCGCATCGCCGACGAGCTCTTCCCCTGGCTGGACGCCCCCGTGCGCCGGGTGGCCTCTCTCGACACCTGGGTCGCCTACGCCCCCCGCCTCGAGCGAGCGATTCTGCCCGAGGCGGAGGAGGTGGCAACGGTCATCGAGGAGCTGCGCCGATACTGA
- a CDS encoding type II secretion system protein GspG, giving the protein MLRLLLVCGLLVVVASPTARAWIRPHLAPILNPAYEWSVRSRVSEIARTIEAERAANHEIPMVGPIPDFVRRHYFQKDSHLDPWGTPYHLLQTADGLQVASAGPDRQIGTEDDILSPPVGKEEAAGRLGETR; this is encoded by the coding sequence ATGCTCAGACTCCTTCTCGTCTGCGGTCTGCTCGTCGTGGTGGCGAGTCCCACCGCGCGGGCATGGATCCGTCCTCACCTCGCTCCCATCCTGAATCCGGCCTACGAGTGGTCCGTGCGTTCCAGGGTGAGTGAGATCGCGCGAACGATCGAGGCGGAGAGGGCGGCCAACCACGAAATTCCGATGGTGGGGCCGATTCCCGACTTCGTGCGCCGCCACTATTTCCAGAAGGACAGCCATCTGGATCCCTGGGGTACCCCGTACCACCTGCTCCAGACCGCGGACGGCCTCCAGGTGGCTTCCGCCGGCCCCGACCGTCAGATCGGGACGGAGGACGATATCCTGTCGCCCCCGGTGGGGAAGGAGGAGGCGGCGGGGAGGTTGGGGGAGACAAGGTGA
- the coaE gene encoding dephospho-CoA kinase (Dephospho-CoA kinase (CoaE) performs the final step in coenzyme A biosynthesis.) codes for MLKVGLTGNIAAGKSTVVDVWRELGARVVDADELARRAVEPGSPGLRRIVERWGTGVLNAAGELDRAAMRARVFSDPAARSELESIIHPFVAAARDAEFAAAEREGDPVVVADIPLLFEVGREKEFDLVVLVDAPEAVRRERLVRDRGLDPVEADRMIAAQMPATEKRPRADIIIDNAGSLEALRNRAREAWSEILRRAGEGK; via the coding sequence ATGCTCAAGGTCGGGCTGACGGGGAACATCGCGGCCGGCAAGTCGACGGTGGTGGATGTCTGGCGAGAGCTGGGAGCCAGGGTGGTCGACGCGGACGAGCTCGCGCGCCGGGCGGTGGAACCGGGCAGTCCGGGGCTGCGACGGATCGTCGAGCGTTGGGGGACAGGCGTGCTGAACGCCGCCGGTGAGCTGGATCGGGCCGCGATGCGCGCCCGTGTGTTCTCCGACCCGGCGGCGCGCAGCGAGTTGGAATCCATCATTCACCCCTTCGTCGCCGCGGCGCGCGACGCCGAGTTCGCCGCGGCGGAACGCGAGGGCGACCCGGTGGTGGTCGCCGATATCCCTCTGCTCTTCGAGGTGGGGCGAGAAAAGGAGTTCGACCTCGTGGTCCTGGTCGACGCCCCGGAGGCGGTCCGCCGAGAGCGGCTGGTGCGCGACCGCGGACTCGACCCGGTGGAGGCCGACCGCATGATCGCGGCACAGATGCCCGCCACCGAGAAGCGCCCCCGCGCGGATATCATCATCGACAACGCCGGATCGCTGGAAGCGCTACGAAACCGCGCACGCGAGGCCTGGAGCGAGATCCTGCGTCGGGCAGGGGAGGGGAAGTGA
- a CDS encoding PHP domain-containing protein: protein MNVGEARIRVDMHTHTRRSFDCLTTPERYLDALRARGIHRAFVTDHNAIDGALEMYARAPDLILVGEEVKTREGFDLIGLFLRELIPRGTPAREVAERIRDQGGVVYLPHPFDVGRSGAGEAHADRLADLIDVVEVHNARCFRAATNARALAWATAKGKLPGAGSDAHTAAELGNGFVEMPPFEPTRESFLAALARGEIGRRTLAGPWVRIASTYAKAHKRIFGV, encoded by the coding sequence GTGAACGTGGGGGAGGCCCGCATCCGGGTGGACATGCACACCCACACGCGCCGCTCCTTCGACTGCCTCACTACCCCCGAACGCTACCTCGACGCCCTCCGAGCTCGCGGGATCCATCGCGCCTTCGTCACCGATCACAACGCCATTGACGGCGCCCTGGAGATGTACGCCCGGGCGCCGGACCTCATCCTGGTCGGCGAGGAGGTGAAGACCCGCGAGGGGTTCGACCTGATCGGCCTCTTCCTCCGCGAGCTGATCCCCCGCGGTACGCCCGCCCGTGAGGTCGCCGAGCGGATCCGGGATCAGGGCGGAGTCGTCTACCTTCCCCACCCCTTCGACGTGGGCCGCTCGGGCGCCGGGGAGGCGCACGCCGATCGCCTGGCCGACCTCATCGATGTGGTCGAGGTCCACAACGCCCGCTGCTTCCGCGCCGCGACCAACGCCCGGGCCCTCGCCTGGGCGACCGCGAAAGGGAAGCTGCCGGGCGCTGGCTCAGACGCCCACACCGCCGCCGAGCTCGGCAACGGCTTCGTCGAGATGCCCCCCTTCGAACCCACCCGCGAAAGCTTCCTTGCCGCCCTCGCCCGGGGCGAGATCGGCCGCCGCACCCTCGCCGGCCCCTGGGTGAGGATCGCGTCCACGTACGCGAAGGCGCACAAGCGCATCTTCGGGGTGTGA